The segment GCAGCAGCGTATGCCCGGTCGGTGCCGTATCGATCACCACGAAGTGCCGGCGGGACTCCTGGACCACCTTGGAGAACTGCCGGAACACGGCCACCTCGTCGGTGCACGGGGACAACAGGTCCTCGGCGAGGGCCGCGCGCCCGTCATCGTCCAGGTTCCGGCCCTTGGTCTCCATCACGTGGCTTCGATATTCCTCGATGGCCGCTTCAGGATCGATGCGGGAGACCGTCAGGCCTGGGATGGAACCATGGAGTGTTTCGGTGAGGTGCGCTGCGGGATCGGTCGTGGTAAGGTGCACCGCATGTCCGCGTTTGGCCAGGGCGACCGCGATGGCGGCAGCGACGGTGGTCTTCCCGACCCCGCCCTTGCCCATGCACATCACGAGGCCATGGCCGTCGAGCTCCACTTCGTTCACCAGGGCCGCAAGCGGGGCGTCCTCAACTTCGGGGACCGCCGCGGCGTCATCAGTGATGTCGGCGCCGGAAGTGGCCGCGAACAGTGACTCGAGTGCCGGAATGCCGACCATGTTGCCCGGCTTCAGATCCAACTTGTCGCGCGGAAGTGAGGCGACCGCCTCGGGAATGGCCGCGATGGCGGCAGCCTCCCGGGCCCGCAATGCCTGTGCCAGATCCTCATCGCCGGCGGCGGGCGGGAGGACGCCGTTGACGACGACGTAACCGCCGCCGATACCGATCTGGTTGAGTTCGAGATAGGTCCGCTCAATTTCGCTCAGCGACGAGGTCTGCGCGCGGCTGACCAGGACAAGCCGGGTCCTCGTCGGGTCCGTCAGTGCCTGGACTGCTTTGGCGTACACCTGCTTGTGCTTCTCCAGTCCTGACAACGGGCCCAGGCAGGACGGGTCCCCCTTGCCGGCGGCCAGGAAATCGGTCCACGAACCGGGCAGCTGAAGAAGCC is part of the Arthrobacter methylotrophus genome and harbors:
- the arsA gene encoding arsenical pump-driving ATPase; this encodes MKFLQSAPRFLFFTGKGGVGKTSVACATALTLAKSGKKVLLVSTDPASNVGQVFGVTIGNTVTPIQDAPGLSALEIDPEQAAEAYRERIIAPVRGLLPESELAGIAESLSGSCTTEIASFDEFTNLLADDSSYGEYDHIVFDTAPTGHTIRLLQLPGSWTDFLAAGKGDPSCLGPLSGLEKHKQVYAKAVQALTDPTRTRLVLVSRAQTSSLSEIERTYLELNQIGIGGGYVVVNGVLPPAAGDEDLAQALRAREAAAIAAIPEAVASLPRDKLDLKPGNMVGIPALESLFAATSGADITDDAAAVPEVEDAPLAALVNEVELDGHGLVMCMGKGGVGKTTVAAAIAVALAKRGHAVHLTTTDPAAHLTETLHGSIPGLTVSRIDPEAAIEEYRSHVMETKGRNLDDDGRAALAEDLLSPCTDEVAVFRQFSKVVQESRRHFVVIDTAPTGHTLLLLDATGSYHREIARQVGDTMGFVTPLMRLQDPAQTKVVLVTLAETTPVLEAEELQGDLKRAGIHPWAWVINNSIAAAHPQTPFLQARAASEIEQITKVHTLTDRVALIPLLPEEPTGEEKLSALTALSAQPA